One window of the Primulina eburnea isolate SZY01 chromosome 18, ASM2296580v1, whole genome shotgun sequence genome contains the following:
- the LOC140819869 gene encoding uncharacterized protein translates to MDKEWIHLPSRLVPEYEEGVQKFLAQAKDYAKTRDVILCPCIRCKNKKYMTFEKVYEHLIIKGFDPSYTIWFFHGETDTPQFEGEGSLGGVQEAEDESREEFHLYRDVFVSDEKVGHTTSDARDYEFADLLEDAETPLFPGCTTYTKLSASVTLYNYKSTNGHTDSSFNELLKILGDMLPEKTTLPQNVYSMKKLLKPFDLGYEKIHACPNDCCLFRKELKELDSCPKCGSSRWKVDKFTFKVRKGVPEKVLRYFPVIPRFKRMFKSEEMAEDLIWHSNHKSQDHMMRHPVDSVAWDTINHKWPTFASDPRNLRLGLATDGFNPFGDLSSRYSCWPVIFVNYNLPPLKCMSKENLMLTLLIPGPKQPGNDIDVYLEPLVEDLKELWDIGVEAFDAFSKSMFNLKAILMWTINDFPAYENLAGCAAKGKFGCPICGEDVCSMWLKYCRKVSYLGHRRFLAPDHPFREKKKWFKWKKERKGKPRTLTGLEILNAVKVIENDWWKKKKSQNIINAKRKRKTHDISKNVQKSDQMWKKKSIFFSLPYWSVSYFALYSSSFINLYFCS, encoded by the coding sequence ATGGATAAAGAATGGATTCATTTGCCTTCAAGACTTGTACCCGAGTATGAAGAAGGGGTTCAAAAATTTCTTGCACAAGCCAAGGACTACGCCAAAACACGTGACGTGATATTATGTCCTTGCATACGTTGTAAAAATAAGAAGTATATGACATTTGAAAAAGTTTATGAGCACTTAATTATCAAGGGGTTCGATCCTTCTTACACAATTTGGTTCTTCCATGGTGAAACTGATACCCCACAATTTGAAGGTGAAGGTAGTTTAGGAGGAGTTCAAGAAGCGGAGGATGAAAGTAGAGAGGAATTTCACTTATATAGGGATGTATTTGTCTCAGATGAAAAGGTTGGACACACTACGTCTGACGCAAGAGATTATGAGTTTGCTGATTTATTAGAAGATGCAGAAACTCCTCTCTTCCCTGGATGTACGACTTATACAAAGTTGTCAGCATCTGTCACATTATACAATTACAAGTCTACCAATGGTCACACTGACAGTAGTTTCAATGAGCTCCTTAAGATCTTAGGTGACATGCTTCCAGAAAAAACCACACTTCCACAAAATGTTTACTCAATGAAAAAGTTGTTGAAACCATTTGATTTAGGATATGAGAAGATTCATGCTTGCCCAAATGATTGTTGTCTATTTAGAAAAGAGCTCAAAGAATTAGACTCATGTCCCAAATGTGGTTCCTCAAGATGGAAGGTGGACAAATTTACCTTCAAAGTTCGTAAAGGAGTTCCTGAAAAGGTGCTAAGGTATTTTCCTGTGATACCAAGATTTAAAAGGATGTTTAAATCAGAAGAAATGGCTGAAGATTTGATTTGGCACTCCAATCACAAAAGTCAAGATCATATGATGCGTCATCCAGTTGATTCAGTAGCTTGGGATACAATAAATCACAAGTGGCCTACTTTTGCATCAGATCCTAGAAATCTTCGTCTTGGTCTTGCAACTGATGGATTCAACCCTTTTGGTGACCTTAGTTCCAGATATAGTTGTTGGCCAGTTATCTTCGTAAATTACAATCTTCCACCACTGAAGTGCATGTCGAAGGAAAATCTTATGTTAACATTACTAATACCAGGTCCAAAGCAACCGGGAAATGATATAGATGTGTACTTGGAACCTCTTGTGGAGGATTTGAAGGAGTTGTGGGACATAGGTGTGGAGGCATTTGATGCATTTAGCAAGTCAATGTTCAATCTGAAGGCTATCTTGATGTGGACAATCAATGATTTTCCAGCCTATGAAAACCTAGCTGGATGTGCCGCAAAAGGGAAATTTGGTTGCCCAATATGTGGTGAAGACGTATGTTCTATGTGGCTTAAGTATTGTAGAAAGGTTTCATACTTAGGCCACCGAAGATTTCTTGCTCCTGATCATCCGTTTCGTGAGAAAAAGAAGTGGTTTAAAtggaaaaaagagagaaaaggaAAACCGAGGACTTTGACTGGCTTAGAAATTTTGAATGCGGTAAAAGTCATTGAAAATGACTGgtggaaaaagaaaaagagtcaGAATATCATTAATGCAAAGAGAAAGAGGAAAACAcatgatatttcaaaaaatgtACAAAAATCAGATCAAATGTGGAAGAAGAAGTCAATTTTTTTCAGTTTGCCATACTGGAGTGTGAGTTATTTTGCTCTCTATTCATCAAGTTttataaatttgtatttttgttcaTAA
- the LOC140819871 gene encoding choline-phosphate cytidylyltransferase 2-like: MSVNFRLKKLQEKVKEHQEKIQTVARTAAMHPNVWVENADRWVAGFLEMFEEGCHKMGTAIRDRIQESLRGQRARRFLPYDSNESDSEDYYQDSRRFIGRVL, encoded by the exons ATGAGTGTGAATTTTAGACTGAAGAAGCTGCAAGAGAAAGTTAAGGAGCATCAAGAAAAG ATACAAACTGTTGCAAGAACAGCTGCCATGCATCCCAATGTTTGGGTTGAAAATGCTGATCGCTGGGTTGCCGGATTTCTTGAGATGTTTGAAGAAGGTTGTCATAAAATG GGAACGGCCATTAGGGATCGAATTCAAGAGAGCTTAAGAGGACAACGGGCAAGGCGTTTCTTGCCCTATGATAGCAATGAGAGCGACAGTGAAGACTATTATCAAGATTCAAGACGATTTATAGGCAGAGTATTATGA